TATGGCATGACAAGCCGTAATTTCCCGACAGAACTGCTGCCAGTGTTCGGCAAAGGTAGCTTGATTGGCTCCTTTTGCCTTATAACTCAAGGGAATCTGATGCAACGGCTTATTTTCAGCATCCAGCAGAAAGACGTTATAGAACTGTAGGTTACGGATATTGGGATCTGAACTCATCTCGCTGGTATAGCGACCTAGAATCACCGTGCTTTTACTTTGTTCTGATTGTTCGTGGTCGAATCCGAGAACTGGAGTTTTAGGACATACCAACATCCTAGGGTGGCGGATGAGTATTCCTTTTTCTACAGCACCCGACATCTCGAAATTGTAGTCAATCAGTTGAGATTCATCGAAGTCGATCCAACCAGCAGCAGCCATTTGGTCTATGGAAACGAAGTACCCACAATTTTCGTCATTATTACCTCTTAGAGCTTGAATGCGAGGGAGTTTAGCGAATGGGTCGAGATATTCACTAGAACAGAATTCATCTCTTTCGGTGACAATAGGTTCAAGATGAGTTTGTGGTTCTACGGGCACAGTTTGAGTAACTGGTTGTTGTACTTCTACTTCAGTGTTTGGTGCTTCCATGACTTCAACTTCTGTCGCGGTGGTTTGACTGGTTTTTCTGGGCATAATGGTTAGTAATGGGTTGTAAGTAGAGCCTCTGCTGTCTCTTAGATAGTTTTGAGAATTGACGACGACGCAAATGTGCGGTCATCTGCAACAGGCTCTCTCCCGAAATCGGAGTAGGACATGATGTCTTCCAACTCTTTCGCCACCTGGAGCGCGGTAGCGCGTTAACCATTGTCAAGAGTAAAATGCTTACAGATTTAACTAAGCTCTAAGTATCTAGAAGGTAAAGAGGGAAGCTGTGCTGAGTCAGAGTGTTTTTGGAGCCTTTTGCTTTCTCTATCCCGTGTTTCTCGGCGGATTTGCTTCAATTTATCTATGAGTTCTGAAAGTGCATCGAGCGATGATGGGTGGAACTCCATCGTCAGCACTTCGCCGTCTTCGATAAAGCTGATATCGCGACCGTTTCGGTTAACGTGGGTGCGATCGCTTAGTTCGATTCGGAACGATCGTTTGATTTTCATGTTTTTTGAGGCTATTTTCCGCTTTCTTTGGCGCGATAGCGCACTCCTAGTACCCCAACTAGCGATACTATGTTTTAAGCTCGTTGGCTCAAAGTTTCTCAAAGCCGAACGCTGCTATCCTGTATTTTTGTCCGTCTTTTTCCAGCACATCACCAACACAAGTGCTGCGATGCTTTCCCGGAACTGCTGTAACTTCTGGGTTGTTCGTCCAGTTGGAGTCGATGTGGTTCGTTAAACTGAAGGCTTCTTCCAGGCTGTCGGTTGCGACTTCGGCAACTTTGACGATATTGACGCTGCAATCGGGATCTGGCAGAACACCAAAAGCTGTTTCTAGGATGTTGAGGCTGTGATAGACAGTTATCATGGCGATTCTTTTTACTTTCGCCATCTCGATCGCGAAGCGAGCCTCAAAGATCGCTGTCCGGGTTTTCAGGCACGAAAACTGGATGGAGATCGGCTTCGCCCCAGTGCCACCAACCGCCGCACTCTTGTTTTAGCTGCTTGAGGCGTTCGTACTCATCGTCGGTCAGCCAGCCATCTGCGTTGTCACTTTCCACAGACCTTTTGAGTCCATCTTCTATCCCCATGAGCCAGCTTGCCGAATACCTATCTTCCGATATCTGTTGTATCAGTTCGGCTAAGGCATAAGCTGCCTTGGGATTGCAGCTTTGAGTGGATTCTTGCCATTGCTCGATTTGGTCGCTTATATCGCAATAAGTCATGATTTTTCGGGAATGCTAGTGGTACTAGGTGTAAGGCTCGTTTCGCTATTTAAATCGCGCAGCGAGCCTCATCAGTCTATTTTCGGGCTACCTAGCCCGAAAACCGGATGGGAATCTCCTTCGTCGCACCACTACCGATGCTGCACTCTAGGAGTTTGTTAGCTGGTTTGTCCACAGAATAATATCTAGAAAAATTCTGAATAATGTAACTATTGGGTGTATTGTCCAGAAACTTTCGAGATAAAGTCGTGTAATATATGGAAATTTTCGTGATATTATTCTGCATAGGGTAAATATCCAGAAAGTTTCGGTCTTTCATCCTCTATGGGGTGAATATCCAGAAAGTTTCTTTACAATAAATAGTTGTTCTGGCTGGCTGTTAGCAAATGTTACTGGTTGGGAACCCTATAGTTATGCCAGCCACACCAACACTTCGCTGCAACCGACAGCCGGAGGCAGCGAAAAGAGCTAACCGCGACGCGAAGCGGCTGCGGTTGAGCTAGTCCGTTAGGCAGATTGAGTACTAAGCTTTTGTGAGAGCGAAGATACCTAACGGACGTTAAAGAAAATTATAATCTGCTTTACTCATTGATTTGGTTCCTTAACCGCACTTTTGAGATTTTTTATCTCTTTACTCCTATTTAATTGGGGATGGCACAACATTTGACATTTGTGAGTCATTTACACGATCGAAATCTGAGCTTTCTTATACTGCCCAGCAAAGTAAGCCATTGTATTTTAATGACTAAACTAATTATGAAAAGCCAAGGATAAGAAGGATGCCATTTCAGAACAACTATGAAAATCTGGTTACAGAAAAACCTCAAGCCCATACTCGTTTAATCCGAGATTATGACGGCGACAAAAAAGATTTTGACTTCATTATCATTGGTTCTGGAATAGGCGGCGGCATCCTGGCGGACGACTTGGCAGATCGGTTGGGGCAAAGTCATCGCATTTTGGTCTTAGATGCTGGTTCTTTCATTTATCCGACCCATGTCTATAACATCAGTCGCATACCTAACGGTTCAGTAGCCCCACACTTTGGCGTAGATAACTTTAAACAGTCACCTAGCGATTCTCATTTCATTGGTGCCAAGCCCCAATTATGTTTTGGCGGACGTTCTATTTTTTGGTCTGGTTTGATTCCGCAAGCTCAGAGTTGGGAGATGGAGTTCTTCCCAAATAATGTACGTCAAGATTTGGAATCAACGTATTTCCAATCAGCTTATGACCGGATGAATACATCAGTATCGCTAGGCGATAAGGCGGAAGAATTGGTGAATTATTTTCAGTCCAGCACTTTAAATAATGACTTTGAGATAAAACAGACACCTCGTGCTGTACATCAACCCTATCTCAATCCCGATGGTCAATTCTTTATAGAACCAACAGGCGTGTTTAACACGGCTGAACTGCTTATTAATCAGGTCGGTCTAACGCCTGGTGCCGATCTAAATGGTAAGGGTCTATTCATCAAGCTCAATAGTTTTGTAGAAACGATCCAAAACGTGCCTTTTGACTGGTATGAAGTTAAAACTACTAACACCATTACAGGAGAGCAAATCAGTTTTTATTCTCCTAAAGTTGTCATTGCTGCTGGTTCTACAGAAAGCCCTAAACTGATCAATCGTTCTGCCGTCTATCAAAGCTTGCCCGATCAAATTCAAAAGAAAGTAGGTTTTGGCTTAACGGATCATCCTGTGACAGGGGAGTCTCAGGCTTATGTGTCGTCTGTGGGAAGAAACGGCTCACGCATTCAACTTAGTCGTCAGGATCACGCCAAGATTATCTTCTACTCACGTGGTAATCGAGATGCTAGTGGTCATACAATCTACCCTTTCAACATCGAGATGAATATCAATCATGAATACTGGCATCTGAGAAACAACGATCTGTCTGATGAACCAGTGGTTGACGATACCAGTAAAACGCGTGTTGACATCAAATTTAGCTTTGGGAATTGCCTTGATGAAGAGAATGGAATTTTCTCCCACGCCAACGATAACTACACTCCTGACATTCGCTTCAAACGATTCTCGAATCTGAGTGATTTGCTGCAATCTCGCTTCCCGGCTCTCGCTGGCTGGAGCAAAGGAGAAAATGAGTTTTTTGATTTACTCAACCACACAAGAAATCGCGTTTTTGCGGAATTCAATGATGTGGACTTTATTACTGGTGAGT
Above is a genomic segment from Merismopedia glauca CCAP 1448/3 containing:
- a CDS encoding DUF5895 domain-containing protein: MPRKTSQTTATEVEVMEAPNTEVEVQQPVTQTVPVEPQTHLEPIVTERDEFCSSEYLDPFAKLPRIQALRGNNDENCGYFVSIDQMAAAGWIDFDESQLIDYNFEMSGAVEKGILIRHPRMLVCPKTPVLGFDHEQSEQSKSTVILGRYTSEMSSDPNIRNLQFYNVFLLDAENKPLHQIPLSYKAKGANQATFAEHWQQFCREITACHAIANGIPAKPKNALFYSLAVFCLTTSRELAGSLKKGNACKVASHEVPNLQNWKQYFLGYDQTTKAYIHEALEPQQPLMVPGAVADLPALPAGEG
- a CDS encoding GMC oxidoreductase; the protein is MPFQNNYENLVTEKPQAHTRLIRDYDGDKKDFDFIIIGSGIGGGILADDLADRLGQSHRILVLDAGSFIYPTHVYNISRIPNGSVAPHFGVDNFKQSPSDSHFIGAKPQLCFGGRSIFWSGLIPQAQSWEMEFFPNNVRQDLESTYFQSAYDRMNTSVSLGDKAEELVNYFQSSTLNNDFEIKQTPRAVHQPYLNPDGQFFIEPTGVFNTAELLINQVGLTPGADLNGKGLFIKLNSFVETIQNVPFDWYEVKTTNTITGEQISFYSPKVVIAAGSTESPKLINRSAVYQSLPDQIQKKVGFGLTDHPVTGESQAYVSSVGRNGSRIQLSRQDHAKIIFYSRGNRDASGHTIYPFNIEMNINHEYWHLRNNDLSDEPVVDDTSKTRVDIKFSFGNCLDEENGIFSHANDNYTPDIRFKRFSNLSDLLQSRFPALAGWSKGENEFFDLLNHTRNRVFAEFNDVDFITGEYGGGSGRQWPFGWGTVHHACGTLRMPWKANRNASFNNESVVDEDLKVRGTAGLYICDMSVMPISTAANPVLALAGLALRLSSHLG